The Candidatus Synechococcus calcipolaris G9 nucleotide sequence TAAAGGGTTGTAAATAGGCGACGGCGGCTTTCATGGTTTCTGCCGACTGCAATACAAAGGGAAGTTGCATCTGCCCCGAACCAAAGAGTTCCCCCACCACCTTCATGCCATCGAGCAAAAAGGTATTAATAATCTCTAGCGGGGCATATTTTTCCATGGCTTTGGCCAGTTGCTCATCGAGGCCAATGCGATCGCCATCAATAATCTGTTGCTTGAGGCGTTCTTCTACGGGTAGGTTGGCATCGCCACTGCGATCGCGCTTGGTGGTTTTGCCTTCAAAGAGTCGGGTGAGTTCCCCCAGGGGATCATAGACACACACCTCCCCCTCAAACCGCCGCTGATCATAAATGAGTTGGCGGCAGATCTCCTGGTGATCGGGGTCAATTTTCGCCAAAGGTAAGATTTTAGAGGCACTGACAATGGCCGCATCTAGGCCCACCTGCATGGCTTCGTGGAGAAACATGGAGTTGAGCACCTGCCTCGCCGCCGGATTTAGGCCAAAGGAAATATTGGAGACCCCTAGCAAAATATGACAGCCGGGCAACTCTTGGCGCATTTGGCGAATGGCCGCGATCGTGGCTAGGCCGTTTTGCCGATCCTCTTCAATGCCGGTGGAAATGGGTAGGGCGAGGGGGTCAAAAAAGATTTCAAAGGGGGGAATCCCGTAGGCAACAGCCGCATTGTAGGCCCGCTGGGCAATGGCAAATTTTTTCGCAGCGGTGCGGGCCATGCCCTCTTCATCAATGGTTCCCACCACCACCCCGGCCCCGTAGGTTTTGGCCAGTTCCAGCACTTTATAAAATCGCGGTTCCCCATCCTCAAAGTTCGTGGAATTGAGCAGGCATTTGCCCCCCGCCACCTTGAGACCCGCCTCCATTTTCTCCCATTCCGTGGAGTCGAGCATCAGGGGCAAGGTGACATTTGTGACCAGACGGGACACCAGTTCGTGCATATCCCGTACCCCATCCCGGCCCACGTAGTCCACATTCACATCCAGAATATGGGCCCCTTCTTTCACCTGCGATCTCCCCAGGGCCACTAAACCATCCCAGTCTTCGCCATTGAGAAGATCCCGGCATTTTTTTGAGCCACTGGCATTGAGCCGTTCACCAATAATCAAAAAGGAGTTGTCCTGATCGTAGGGTTGGGGACTATAGATCGAGGCGGCCGCTGGAATTCGCTGAATTTGCCGCTGCTTGGGTTTGAGGGTGGCAGCCATTTCCGCGAGGGCACCAATATGATCCGGCCGCGTGCCACAACAACCACCAATGACCTGCACGCCCAAGTCTTCCACAAACCGGGCCAGGGCTAGGCGTAGTTCCATGGGGGTGAGTTTGTAATGGGCATGGCCACCGACATTTTCTGGCAGGCCGGCATTGGGAATACAGGAAATGGCAAAGGGAGAATGGGCAGAAAGATAGCGAATATGCTCCGCCATTAAATCCGGCCCCGTGGCACAGTTCAAGCCCAAAATATCAATGGGATAGGGTTCTAAAATCGTTAGGGCCGCCCCAATTTCTGAACCGACAAGCATGGTGCCCTGCTGCTCCACTGTCACCGACACCATCAGGGGTCGCCGCTCTCCTTTTTCGCTAAAGACTGCCATCACCCCATTCAGAGCCGCCTTAATCTGGAGGACATCCTGGCAGGTTTCAATGAGAAAGAGATCTACGCCGCCATCAAATAGCCCCAAGGCCTGCTCCTGAAACGAAGCCTGCATTGAGTCGTAGTCAATGTGTCCTAGGGTGGGGAGTTTCGTGCCTGGGCCAATGGAACCCGCCACAAATCGGGGTTTTTCGGGGGTGTCAAATTCCGCGGCCACGGATTTGGCCAGTTCAGCGGCCCGTTTACTCAGTTCGTAGGCGCGATCGCCCAGGTCGTATTCGGCTAAAACAATGGACGAGGAGCCAAAGGTATCCGTTTCAATGACATCGGCCCCGGCCGCCAGAAAATCCTGATGGACTTTCGCCACCGCCTCCGGCTTTGAGATCACTAAATATTCATTGCATCCCTCGTACTCCTTACCGCCAAAATCTTCAGCGGTTAATTCCTGTACCTGAAGATTGGTTCCCATTGCCCCATCAAAGACGAGGACACCTGCATCACGATTATGGAGGCGATCGAGGAAACGATTAGTCATGGCAGAACTCAAGGGTAGCTGAGATAGAAAGGGGAATTGAATTTAGTAATTTCTACGATACCCTTATTCCGAACTCAGGGGAGGGCGCAAAGAAGAGAAGATCAGGGGATACAAACCCCAGGAAGGCGTTATAGTGAGGGGTGAAAGAATTTCCTTAGCCCAGGTTGGGGGCCTGCCATGACAAATACGACAACACCAAGCGTTCTCAATCCCATTAACCGCCCAGACGTGCCCCAGGAATTGGGTGAAAATATTATTCTCACCTCCCTCAATGACGTTTACGATTGGGCCCGCCTTTCAAGCCTATGGCCCCTCCTCTACGGCACGGCGTGCTGCTTCATTGAGTTTGCGGCCATGATTGGCTCCCGCTTTGATTTTGATCGTTTTGGTTTGGTTCCCCGGAATAGTCCCCGCCAAGCGGATCTATTGATTACCGCCGGTACAATCACGATGAAAATGGCTCCAGCCCTTGTGCGTCTCTATGATCAAATGCCCAATCCCAAGTATGTGATTGCCATGGGAGCCTGCACTATTACGGGGGGAATGTTTAGCTCCGATTCCTACTCCGCTGTGCGGGGAGTCGATAAACTAATTCCGGTGGATGTGTATTTGCCCGGTTGTCCGCCGCGCCCAGAGGCGATCATGGATGCCATTATTAAGCTCCGCAAAAAAATTGCCAATGAGCATATTAATGAGCGGGGAAATCTAGCCCAAACCCATCGCCTCTATACGGTGAAACACCAAATGAAGGCCGTTCCTCCCATTTTGACCGGGGAATATCTGAATGCCGCTTCCCGCCAAGCTCCACCCCAGGCGATCGCTGAGGCCATGGGAATGCCGGTTCCGGCGATTTTAGAGGCTGCTTCTGAGTCCGTTCCCCTTACCCCTTAACTTGACTTGAGCAGGGATACGGCTTCCCAGGTTCAACCCTGGTTATATTGGCTCCTCTGGCCCCTTCATCGCCTTCTGCTATTTATCTATTTCTCTAATATAAAAATAATCGGCCGCGAACATCTCCTCAGCCAGGGAGCCTGTATTCTTGCGCCGAAGCACTGTAGTCGTTGGGATCCCGTTATCCTAGCCTTGCTTCGGCCATCTCCCCTACGATTTATGACCAATGCCAACCAATTTTCAGGAATTCAGGGATGGTTTATTCGTCGGTTAGGGGCTTTTGCGGTGAATTTAAGCCGACCCCAACCCTCCTGTTTACGCCATTGTCAGGAACTATTGGCTTCTGGTCAAACTCTGGTTCTCTTTCCAGAAGGGGGCATCCAACCCGATCGCCTCCGTCCCCTCAAATCTGGTTTAGCTCGCATTGCTCTCCAGGCTGAAGCCCTGACCCATCAACCTATTCCCATTATTCCCATTGCCCTAGGATATGCCCCTGCACCTAAATTTCGCGCCCAAGTGTGCATTTATATTTGTCCCCCCCTATTTACGACGGACGCGGTAGAGAGTATCCGCCCATCGGACTCAGAATTAGAAAATATGCCAGAGCCACGGGCGATCGCCCAGGCCATGACTCAACAGTTACAACAGTCTTTAGAAGTGGGTCTAGCCCAGATCAACACCCTGATCAATTCAATAGAATAGGCTTCTAACTGTTGAGCTGTGATGTTAGCCACATTTCTAGATCATCGAAGCCTTGAAAATCCAAGAGAGCTTCCCCCAAGGATTCCAATTGGTCGAGGGATAACCCATATATCTGGTGAACAACCCCATCAGGGAGAGTCCCCAGTCGTCGGCGGAGTTGGCGGAGGACAAGGGTACATTCGCCCTCTAATCGTCCTTTTTGCAGCCCTTTGCGTTCCCCTTCCTGAAGAATTTCTTGATAAATCACTGATTCGCGCATCATTCCCTCCCGAAAAATATAGCCATGAAATACTGGATTCAATCGGTTCTCATCGCTCCCTTGGCATTGCTTTCAGTTCTTGAGTCTATCAAAACGGTACAAATTCTTCTTGTTGTTGCAGATCACGCAGTAGATAACCGGATATATTCAGAAAAAGACGTTATAAAGCTGTTGCACTCCTCTTTGAAAGTCACTGATTAGAGCAAAATATACTTCGTGGTAATCAGTAGGTAGACAGCCCCAACCGTCAAGCCCTTAAAATTAAAGGTAAGTGCATGAGGTCAACCCAATGCAAATTACTCTGAACCTGCCTGATCACCTCAGCCAAGCTGAAACCTTTAACCAGGGCGACTGGCTTCGGGAGATTGCAATTGCGCTGTTTCAGCAAGAGCGGATTTCCCTCAGCCGCGCCAGCAAGATTGCGGGGATGGAAATCATGGAATTTCAAAAGCTGCTGGCAAATCGGGGTATTTGTGTTCATTACGATGTAGAAGACTTTGAGCAGGATGTTCAGCATCTGCGCGATCGCGGCTGGCTATGATCGTTGTCAGCGACACCTCTGCCCTTTCTAATCTTGCTATTATTGATCAGCTGTGGTTGCTAGAAGCCATTTATCAAATCGTTATTATTCCTGATGTTGTTGCCAGCGAATTAGCAGCCGCTAGCAATCTCAAGATTTCAGCCATTCTCAAAGTGGGCTGGCTTCAAACCCAATCCCTGACAAATACCCAACTTTCTGACCAACTGCAACAAGAACAGGGACTCAATGCCGAGGAATTTCTCATTAATGGACGGTTAGATCGCCGTGAAGCCACTCGCCTAGGGCTTTCCATCCCAGGTGTTTTGGGAATTTTGCTGATTGACGGACAAGCTAGACTGCTATTGTTTTCATGCCAATGAACCCCTAGAATAGAACATCAAACACTGTCTTGAAAATATAGCCATGAAATTATGGATTCAATCGGTTCTCATCGCTCCCGTAGTGGTGCTTTCAGTTCATGAGTCTGTCAAAGCAGTGGAAAGTTCCTCGGTTGTTGAGCAGAGACTTGAGCAGCCACAAAGTGCCCAGCCTACTTTACTGACTCAGAAAGAATTAGCTCAGAAAGAACTCGACGAAGCCAATGAACTGTATCAGCAAGCCGAAAATCTCTATTATAAAAGAGACTATGAAGCCGCCCTGCCCCTATACCAGCGCAGTTTAAGGATTCGGGAAAGGGCATTAGGTGAGAATCATCCCGATGTTGCCACAAGTCTCCGTGGTCTGGCCGAGTTACACTCCAGCCAAGGAAATTATGGGGCTGCCTTGCTCCTGCATCAGCGCAGTTTAAGGATTCGAGAAACCGTATTAGGTAAGAATCATCCCGATGTTGCCCAGAGTCTTAATAATGTGGCTCTTTTGTACTCCAAACAAGGGAATTATGAAGTAGCCTTGCCTCTGTATCAACACAGTTTAAGGATTCGGAAAACCGCGCTAGGAGAAAATCATCCTGATGTTGCCCAGAGTCTTAATAATCTAGCCAGTTTATACTATAAAAAAGGAAATTATCAAGTAGCTTTACCTCTGCATCAACGCAGTTTAAGGATTCGAGAAACTGTATTAGGTAACAATCATCCTGATGTTGCAACGAGTCTTAATAATCTGGCTCTTTTATACTCAGACCAAGGGAATTATGAAGCTGCCTTGCCCCTATATCAGCGCAGTTTAAGAATTCGAGAAACCACATTAGGCGAGAATCATCCCAGGGTTGCAACGGTTCTTAATAATTTGGCCAACTTATACCATGAACAAGGAAGCCATGAATTAGCCTTGCCTCTGTATCAACGCAGTTTAAGGATTTTGGAAACTGTATTAGGGGAGAATCATCCCAATCTTGCAACGATCCTTAATAATTTGGCTAATTTATACTCTGACAACGGAAATGAGGCGGCCGCCATACCCCTACGTCAACGCGCTGAAAGGATTCAACAAATGGGGGGTTCTCCTTAGGGAATGAAGTTATACAATATTTGTGTCTTTTGGTTATTGTTTTTATGCCAATAAACCCCTAAAATAAGGCATCACACACTGTCTGAAAAATATAACCATGAAATTCTGGGTTCAATCGGCTCTCATCGCTCCCTTAGTGGTGCTTTCAGTTCTTGGATGTACAAACAATGTTGATAAAGCCGATGAACTGCATCAGCAAGCCACAATTCTTTATGAACAAAGAGACTATGAAGCGGCCCTGCCCCTATATCAGCGCGCTCTAGAGATTCGAGAAACCGCACTCGGTGAGAATCATCCCGATGTTGCAGCTAGCCTTAATAATCTGGCTCTTGTATACTCTAACCAAGGAAATTATGAAGCCGCCTTGCCCCTGTATCAACGCAGTTTAAGAATTGTGGAAACCGAGCTGGGCGAAAATCATCCCAGTGTTGCAGGTACCCTTAGTAATCTGGGTACTTTATACTCTCGCCAAGGAAATTATGGAGCCGCCTTGCCCCTATTTCAACGCAGTTTAAGGATTCGAGAAACCGCACTCGGTGCAAATCATCCCGATGTTGCAGCTAGCCTTTATAATCTGGCTCTTTTATACTATGACCAAGGGAATTATGAAGCCGCCTTGCCCCTGTATCAGCGCAGTTTAAGGATTTTTGAAACCGAACTCGGTGAGAATCATCGCGAGGTTTTAATGGTTCTTGATAATCTGGCTGAATTATACTCTCGTCAAGGAAATAATGAAGCCGCCTTGCCCCTACGTCGACGCAGTTTAAGGATTCGAGAAACCGCACTCGGACTCACCCCGACGTTTCATTGAACCTCGCTCTCTTGGCTGCCTTGTACCACGACCAAGGAAATTATCAAGCTGCCTTGCCCCTGTATCAACGCAGTTTAAGGATTCGAGAAACCGCACTCGGTGAGAATCATCCCGATGTTGCAGATAGCCTTGAGAATCTGGCTAGTTTGTATTCTGAACAAGGAAATGAGGCGGCCGCCTTACCCCTACGTCAACGCGCTGAAAGGATTCGACAAATGGCGGGTTCTCCTTAGGGAATGAAGTTATACAATATTTGTGTCTTTTGGTCATTGTTTTTATGCCAATAAACCCCTAAAATAAGGCATCACACACTGTCTGAAAAATATAACCATGAAATTCTGGGTTCAATCGGCTCTCATCGCTCCCTTAGTGGTGCTTTCAGTTCTTGGATGCACAAACAATGTTGATAAAGCCAATGAACTGCATCAGCAAGCCACAATTCTTTATGAACAAAGAGACTATGAAGCGGCCCTGCCCCTATATCAGAGCGCTCTAGAGATTCGAGAAGCTGAACTGGGTGAGAATCATCCCGATGTTGCAGATACTCTTAATAATCTGGCTGCTTTATACTCTGACCAAGGAAATCATGAAGCCGCCTTGCCCCTGTTTCAACGTAGTTTAAGGATTTATGAAACCGAACTGGGTGAGAATCATCCCGATGTTGCAGATACTCTTAATAATCTGGCTGCTTTATACTCTGACCAAGGAAATTATGAAGCCGCCTTGCCCCTGTTTCAACGCAGTTTAAGAATTTTTGAAACCGAACTGGGTGAGAATCATCCCGATGTTGCAAATACCCTTAATAATCTGGCTGCTTTATACTATGAACAAGGAAATCATGAAGCCGCCTTGCCCCTGTTTCAACGCAGTTTAAGAATTTTTGAAACCGAAATTTTTGAAACCGAACTCAGTGAGAATTATCTCGATGTTGCAGATAGCCTTGATGTTGCAGATAGCCTTGATCTTCTGTCTGCTTTATACGTTCGCCAAGGAAATTATGAAGCTGCCTTGCCCCTGTCGCAACGCAGTTTAAGGATTCAGGAAACCGAACTCGGTGAGAATCATCCCGATGTTGCCACTAGCCTTGGTAGTCTGGCTGCTGTATACGCTCTCCAAGGAAATCGTGAAGCCGCCTTGCCCCTGCGTCAACGTAGTTTAAGGATTCGAGAAACCGCACTCGGTGCGAATCATCCCGATGTTGCAGATACCCTTAATAATCTGGCTCTTTTATACGCTCGCCAAGGAAATCATGAAGCCGCCTTGCCCCTGTTGCAACGCAGTTTAAGGATTTATGAAACCAAACTAGGTGAGAATCATCTCAGTGTTGCATATACCCTTAATATTCAGGCTCTTTTATACTCTGAACAAGGAAATGAGGCTGCTGCCTTACCCCTACGTCAACGCGCTGAAAGGATTCGACAAATGGGTGGTTCTCGCTAGGGCATGGGTAACTATACTCGGTGAGGTACTAGAAAAAATAAGGACAATGGCATCCCCCCTGGGGTATGGATACTCAAACCCAAGGCCAAACATTACCTTGAACCCCTTGCCTGTCACGCTGATCTCTGGGGGCTTATCCTAAATAGGGGGGATATATCCATTGAGGAACGACAGACAACATCATGGCCACTACTGCTGACTTAATGACGGATTCTACTCTTCTGCTGGTAGATGGTCATTCCTTAGCCTTTCGTTCCTACTATGCCTTTGCAAAGGGTCGAGAGGGGGGGCTACGCACATCTACCGGTATTCCCACCAGTGTTACGTTTGGTTTTTTAAGAACACTGTTGGATGTCATGAAAACAGAGCAGCCCAATCATTTAGCGATCGCCTTTGATTTAGCAGAACCCACGTTTCGTCATCAGGCCGATGAATCCTATAAGGCAGGCCGGGTGGAAACCCCAGAGGAATTTATTCCAGATATAGAAAACTTACAGGAATTACTGGGGGCCTTAAATATTCCCATTTTGACCCGGTCTGGCTATGAAGCCGATGATGTGATTGGTACCGTGACCCGGCGAGTCCATGAACAGGGATGGAAGGTGAAAATCCTGAGTGGCGATCGCGATTTATTTCAACTGGTTGATGTCAAGGGTGATATTCAGGTTCTATATCTGAGTTCCTCGTTTAGTAAAAATAATCTCGCCCAGGCGATCGGGCCGGAGCAAGTGAAGGAAAAACTGGGGGTATGGCCCCATCAGGTGGTGGACTATAAAGCCCTTTGTGGGGATCCCTCAGATAATATTCCAGGGGTATGGGGCATTGGCCCGAAAACAGCGGTGCAATTACTGGAGCAGTATGAATCCCTTCAGAATATTTATGACCATTTAGGGGAGTTAAAAAAAGCAACGCGCCAGAAATTAGAGGACGGTAAGACAGCGGCGGATCATTCTAAATTTTTAGCCCAAATCATCTGCGATATTGCCCTAGACATTGATCCAGAGGCGTTACGTTTAAGTCCCTTTAATTGGTCTGAATTGGATCCCCTGCTACATAAGCTAGAATTTCGGGCCCTGCGCCAAAATCTACAACAACTGGATCAGTCCTTAGGAGGTGAAACCTCGGAAGAAGAGGGAGATACCTGGTTTTTCGCGGCGGCGGATACTCCCCCAGCCTCCCCAGTACGGGTGACGATCATTGATTCAGAAGAGAAACTAGCAGATCTCGTCAAAACCCTGGAAACCTGCAAAGATCGCGAAAACCCCGTTGCCTGGGACACGGAAACGACGGCATTGACCCCTCAGGATGCAGAATTGGTGGGCTTGGGTTGTTGTTGGGGGGCAGAACCGGATCAGGTGGCCTACATTCCCTTGGGCCATCACCAGGGGGAAAATCTAGACTGCCCTAAAACCTTGGAAACTTTACGACCCATTTTGGAGGGCGATCGCTATCCCA carries:
- the metH gene encoding methionine synthase, with the protein product MTNRFLDRLHNRDAGVLVFDGAMGTNLQVQELTAEDFGGKEYEGCNEYLVISKPEAVAKVHQDFLAAGADVIETDTFGSSSIVLAEYDLGDRAYELSKRAAELAKSVAAEFDTPEKPRFVAGSIGPGTKLPTLGHIDYDSMQASFQEQALGLFDGGVDLFLIETCQDVLQIKAALNGVMAVFSEKGERRPLMVSVTVEQQGTMLVGSEIGAALTILEPYPIDILGLNCATGPDLMAEHIRYLSAHSPFAISCIPNAGLPENVGGHAHYKLTPMELRLALARFVEDLGVQVIGGCCGTRPDHIGALAEMAATLKPKQRQIQRIPAAASIYSPQPYDQDNSFLIIGERLNASGSKKCRDLLNGEDWDGLVALGRSQVKEGAHILDVNVDYVGRDGVRDMHELVSRLVTNVTLPLMLDSTEWEKMEAGLKVAGGKCLLNSTNFEDGEPRFYKVLELAKTYGAGVVVGTIDEEGMARTAAKKFAIAQRAYNAAVAYGIPPFEIFFDPLALPISTGIEEDRQNGLATIAAIRQMRQELPGCHILLGVSNISFGLNPAARQVLNSMFLHEAMQVGLDAAIVSASKILPLAKIDPDHQEICRQLIYDQRRFEGEVCVYDPLGELTRLFEGKTTKRDRSGDANLPVEERLKQQIIDGDRIGLDEQLAKAMEKYAPLEIINTFLLDGMKVVGELFGSGQMQLPFVLQSAETMKAAVAYLQPFMEKQEAGDNAKGTFIIATVKGDVHDIGKNLVDIILTNNGYRVINLGIKQPVENIIQAYEKHRADCIAMSGLLVKSTAFMKENLQVFNERGITVPVILGGAALTPKFVAKDCQETYHGRVIYGKDAFADLHFMDQLMPAKKAGDWDDLRGFKTEWQGAAENVIDSQNGHSPQTLPKPAGESTPPESIQAIDTRRSEAVSLDIERPTPPFWGTRLIDSPEINLTEIFSYLDLQALIAGQWQFRKPKEQSRQEYDQFLGDKVYPILEEWKGKVINENLLHPQMIYGYFPCQSQGNTLYLYDPEGDFKDIAPERAIAQFTFPRQKSGRRLCIADFFAPVESGQVDVFPMQAVTVGEIATEVAQKLFAADQYSDYLYFHGMAVQTAEALAEWLHARIRRELNCTPDPDNIRDILAQRYQGSRYSFGYPACPNLEDQYTQLELLKTSQIGMYMDESEQLYPEQSTTAIICYHPVAKYFST
- the ndhK gene encoding photosynthetic/respiratory NAD(P)H-quinone oxidoreductase subunit K, encoding MTNTTTPSVLNPINRPDVPQELGENIILTSLNDVYDWARLSSLWPLLYGTACCFIEFAAMIGSRFDFDRFGLVPRNSPRQADLLITAGTITMKMAPALVRLYDQMPNPKYVIAMGACTITGGMFSSDSYSAVRGVDKLIPVDVYLPGCPPRPEAIMDAIIKLRKKIANEHINERGNLAQTHRLYTVKHQMKAVPPILTGEYLNAASRQAPPQAIAEAMGMPVPAILEAASESVPLTP
- a CDS encoding lysophospholipid acyltransferase family protein, which encodes MSRDTASQVQPWLYWLLWPLHRLLLFIYFSNIKIIGREHLLSQGACILAPKHCSRWDPVILALLRPSPLRFMTNANQFSGIQGWFIRRLGAFAVNLSRPQPSCLRHCQELLASGQTLVLFPEGGIQPDRLRPLKSGLARIALQAEALTHQPIPIIPIALGYAPAPKFRAQVCIYICPPLFTTDAVESIRPSDSELENMPEPRAIAQAMTQQLQQSLEVGLAQINTLINSIE
- a CDS encoding DUF4351 domain-containing protein, which gives rise to MNPVFHGYIFREGMMRESVIYQEILQEGERKGLQKGRLEGECTLVLRQLRRRLGTLPDGVVHQIYGLSLDQLESLGEALLDFQGFDDLEMWLTSQLNS
- a CDS encoding UPF0175 family protein, which gives rise to MQITLNLPDHLSQAETFNQGDWLREIAIALFQQERISLSRASKIAGMEIMEFQKLLANRGICVHYDVEDFEQDVQHLRDRGWL
- a CDS encoding DUF3368 domain-containing protein yields the protein MIVVSDTSALSNLAIIDQLWLLEAIYQIVIIPDVVASELAAASNLKISAILKVGWLQTQSLTNTQLSDQLQQEQGLNAEEFLINGRLDRREATRLGLSIPGVLGILLIDGQARLLLFSCQ
- a CDS encoding tetratricopeptide repeat protein; amino-acid sequence: MKLWIQSVLIAPVVVLSVHESVKAVESSSVVEQRLEQPQSAQPTLLTQKELAQKELDEANELYQQAENLYYKRDYEAALPLYQRSLRIRERALGENHPDVATSLRGLAELHSSQGNYGAALLLHQRSLRIRETVLGKNHPDVAQSLNNVALLYSKQGNYEVALPLYQHSLRIRKTALGENHPDVAQSLNNLASLYYKKGNYQVALPLHQRSLRIRETVLGNNHPDVATSLNNLALLYSDQGNYEAALPLYQRSLRIRETTLGENHPRVATVLNNLANLYHEQGSHELALPLYQRSLRILETVLGENHPNLATILNNLANLYSDNGNEAAAIPLRQRAERIQQMGGSP
- a CDS encoding tetratricopeptide repeat protein; translation: MKFWVQSALIAPLVVLSVLGCTNNVDKADELHQQATILYEQRDYEAALPLYQRALEIRETALGENHPDVAASLNNLALVYSNQGNYEAALPLYQRSLRIVETELGENHPSVAGTLSNLGTLYSRQGNYGAALPLFQRSLRIRETALGANHPDVAASLYNLALLYYDQGNYEAALPLYQRSLRIFETELGENHREVLMVLDNLAELYSRQGNNEAALPLRRRSLRIRETALGLTPTFH
- a CDS encoding tetratricopeptide repeat protein, which produces MAALYHDQGNYQAALPLYQRSLRIRETALGENHPDVADSLENLASLYSEQGNEAAALPLRQRAERIRQMAGSP
- a CDS encoding tetratricopeptide repeat protein, which translates into the protein MKFWVQSALIAPLVVLSVLGCTNNVDKANELHQQATILYEQRDYEAALPLYQSALEIREAELGENHPDVADTLNNLAALYSDQGNHEAALPLFQRSLRIYETELGENHPDVADTLNNLAALYSDQGNYEAALPLFQRSLRIFETELGENHPDVANTLNNLAALYYEQGNHEAALPLFQRSLRIFETEIFETELSENYLDVADSLDVADSLDLLSALYVRQGNYEAALPLSQRSLRIQETELGENHPDVATSLGSLAAVYALQGNREAALPLRQRSLRIRETALGANHPDVADTLNNLALLYARQGNHEAALPLLQRSLRIYETKLGENHLSVAYTLNIQALLYSEQGNEAAALPLRQRAERIRQMGGSR